Proteins encoded within one genomic window of Planctomycetota bacterium:
- the hflK gene encoding FtsH protease activity modulator HflK produces MVFPESASGRRPPQQSLPIDPLLMLAPWAILGLMALYFSLGCFYTVAPYEQAVVMRFGKYQSTMMPGLHFKLPLADQVLKVSIEERSLRLPLTTVDTRNKAHEDETLMLTGDLNTASVEWTVQWKVTDPAQYLFRFPANDPDEFAQQLVTTVARTVMNRLVGDYSFDEVIGAARSEISHEARKATQEILDHYQCGITVPALQMQRVTPPEQVKPAFDRVNAAIQEKQKLENEAEAERNRLIPQALAAKDKAIREAQGYADRRHAESQGEIDALVTKYRAYQKAPDITRQRLYLEAMEEVLEGVQSKTIMDSDLKQIYPLLQLDR; encoded by the coding sequence ATGGTCTTTCCGGAAAGCGCGAGCGGCCGCCGGCCGCCGCAGCAATCGTTGCCGATTGATCCGTTGTTGATGCTGGCCCCCTGGGCGATCCTGGGGCTGATGGCGTTGTACTTCTCGCTCGGCTGCTTCTACACGGTCGCGCCGTACGAGCAGGCCGTCGTGATGCGATTCGGCAAATACCAGTCGACGATGATGCCCGGCTTGCATTTCAAGCTGCCACTGGCCGACCAGGTGCTGAAGGTGAGCATCGAAGAGCGGAGCTTGCGGCTGCCGCTAACCACTGTCGACACTCGCAACAAGGCACACGAAGACGAAACGCTGATGCTGACCGGCGACCTGAACACGGCCAGCGTCGAGTGGACCGTGCAATGGAAAGTGACCGATCCGGCCCAGTACCTGTTCCGCTTTCCGGCAAACGATCCCGACGAGTTCGCGCAACAGTTGGTGACCACCGTGGCCCGCACGGTGATGAACCGGCTGGTGGGTGATTACTCGTTCGACGAGGTGATCGGGGCCGCGCGGAGCGAAATCTCGCACGAAGCGCGGAAGGCGACCCAGGAAATTCTCGACCACTATCAATGCGGCATCACGGTGCCGGCGCTGCAGATGCAGCGCGTCACGCCGCCAGAGCAAGTCAAACCAGCCTTCGATCGGGTGAACGCCGCGATTCAGGAAAAGCAGAAACTCGAAAACGAGGCCGAAGCCGAGCGGAATCGCTTGATCCCGCAGGCCTTGGCGGCCAAAGACAAGGCGATTCGCGAGGCGCAAGGCTACGCCGACCGGCGGCACGCCGAATCGCAAGGCGAGATCGACGCCCTGGTCACGAAGTATCGCGCCTATCAAAAGGCACCCGACATTACGCGCCAGCGGCTCTACCTGGAAGCGATGGAAGAAGTGCTCGAAGGAGTGCAGTCCAAAACGATCATGGACAGCGACCTGAAGCAAATCTACCCGCTGCTGCAACTCGACCGCTGA
- a CDS encoding DUF1080 domain-containing protein translates to MKTKSFALSCLLVLVSAGWLHAAESFILGSLFSNHAVLQRDMPAPVWGQAAPGIKVTVKFADQEKVATADKNGRWEVRLDPLAASSEGRTLTATAEGETKPLSRTDVLVGEVWICSGQSNMAWTLSSSDGGAEAIAAAGDGQLRLFAAAAKATDEPQALIGGEWAVDAPNAAQGFSGVAYFFGKELRKSLGVPVGLVRSAVGGTVAEAWTARGDLEANPTLVGLFDVQAKAVTDYPQSLASYKQKETELLAKWEADVAKAKADGKPEPRKPAAPQDPTKSPNRPCGLYNGSIAPLQPYAIRGAIWYQGESNSGRGKQYQTLFPAMIGSWRKAWGQGDFPFLFVQITPHNNMTPEVREAQRITTETTPNTAMAVTVDVGHPTDIHPRQKQPVGQRLALAARALAYGEQLEYSGPTYDTIRVDGGRAILSFKHLGGGLVAKGSELRGFTIAGTDGNFAPAKAMIDGDTIVVSSESVSSPVQVRYGWTNVPDINLFNQAGLPASPFQTDPVFVLEDGFELIFDGRDLSAWQAKEGLSLQGKVIESGSRFSARDGRIVVSPGKGLSAVWSKREFPRDFEMRLQFRAGVNADSGIFVRKPQLQCRDYLAAGPYKELKSYQPQDWNDIQVVVRGNVATCTCNGEPLKFTAELPATGPIGLEADRGQLEYRYIRVKEAR, encoded by the coding sequence ATGAAAACGAAATCGTTCGCCTTGTCGTGCTTGTTGGTCCTGGTCTCGGCCGGTTGGTTGCACGCCGCCGAGTCGTTCATCCTGGGCAGTCTGTTCTCGAACCATGCCGTGTTGCAGCGCGACATGCCCGCGCCGGTCTGGGGCCAGGCCGCGCCCGGAATCAAGGTGACGGTCAAGTTCGCTGACCAGGAAAAGGTCGCCACCGCCGACAAGAACGGCCGCTGGGAAGTGCGGCTCGATCCGCTCGCCGCTTCGAGCGAAGGACGCACGCTGACCGCCACGGCCGAGGGGGAAACCAAGCCGCTCTCCCGCACCGATGTGCTCGTGGGCGAAGTTTGGATCTGCAGCGGGCAGTCGAACATGGCTTGGACGCTGAGCAGCTCCGACGGTGGGGCCGAAGCGATTGCCGCGGCGGGCGACGGGCAGTTACGCCTGTTCGCCGCGGCGGCCAAGGCGACCGATGAACCCCAAGCGTTGATTGGCGGCGAGTGGGCCGTCGACGCGCCGAACGCGGCGCAAGGCTTCTCGGGCGTCGCCTATTTCTTCGGCAAGGAATTGCGCAAGTCGCTCGGCGTGCCGGTCGGCCTGGTCCGCTCGGCTGTCGGCGGCACGGTGGCCGAAGCCTGGACCGCGCGTGGCGACTTGGAGGCGAACCCGACGCTGGTCGGTTTGTTCGATGTCCAGGCCAAAGCCGTGACCGACTATCCGCAATCGCTGGCCAGTTACAAGCAAAAAGAAACCGAGTTGCTGGCCAAGTGGGAAGCTGATGTCGCGAAAGCAAAAGCCGACGGCAAGCCCGAGCCGCGCAAACCAGCCGCGCCGCAAGACCCCACCAAGAGCCCGAACCGTCCATGCGGGTTGTACAACGGCTCGATCGCGCCGCTGCAGCCGTACGCCATTCGCGGGGCGATCTGGTATCAGGGGGAATCGAACTCGGGACGCGGCAAGCAGTATCAGACGTTGTTCCCCGCCATGATCGGCAGTTGGCGCAAGGCCTGGGGCCAGGGTGACTTTCCGTTCTTGTTCGTGCAGATCACGCCGCACAACAACATGACTCCAGAGGTCCGCGAGGCACAACGCATCACGACCGAAACGACCCCCAACACGGCGATGGCCGTCACGGTCGACGTGGGGCATCCGACCGATATTCATCCGCGACAGAAGCAGCCGGTGGGGCAGCGCTTGGCCTTGGCGGCCCGCGCGCTGGCGTACGGCGAGCAGCTTGAATACTCCGGCCCGACGTACGACACAATTCGCGTCGATGGCGGCCGGGCGATCCTGTCGTTCAAGCATCTGGGCGGCGGCTTGGTCGCCAAGGGGAGCGAGTTGCGCGGCTTCACCATTGCCGGCACCGACGGCAACTTCGCGCCGGCCAAGGCCATGATCGACGGCGATACGATCGTCGTATCGAGCGAATCGGTCAGCTCCCCGGTTCAGGTGCGCTACGGCTGGACCAACGTGCCGGACATCAACTTGTTCAATCAGGCCGGGCTCCCTGCCTCGCCGTTCCAGACCGATCCGGTCTTCGTCCTGGAAGATGGCTTCGAGCTGATCTTCGATGGCCGCGACTTGAGCGCCTGGCAAGCGAAGGAAGGGCTCTCGCTGCAGGGAAAAGTTATCGAAAGCGGCAGCCGCTTCTCGGCGCGCGATGGGCGGATTGTCGTCAGCCCTGGCAAGGGATTGAGCGCGGTCTGGTCGAAGCGCGAGTTCCCCCGCGACTTTGAAATGCGGTTGCAGTTCCGTGCCGGCGTCAACGCCGACAGCGGTATCTTTGTCCGCAAGCCGCAACTGCAGTGTCGCGATTATCTGGCGGCCGGGCCGTACAAGGAATTGAAGAGCTACCAGCCGCAGGATTGGAACGACATTCAAGTTGTAGTTCGTGGCAACGTGGCGACGTGTACCTGCAACGGCGAGCCGCTGAAGTTCACGGCCGAGCTGCCGGCCACGGGGCCGATCGGTCTGGAAGCTGACCGGGGGCAGTTGGAGTATCGCTACATTCGTGTGAAGGAAGCTCGCTAA
- a CDS encoding DUF1080 domain-containing protein has translation MSRGVALLLLLVASVARAGEAPAWRELFNGRDLTGWVNVNTASDTWSVRDGMLICKGKPIGVMRSDRQYENFLLHVEWRHMEPGGNSGVFAWSEGTVPEGKQLPKGLEVQMLELDWPKLHPLKDGSLPPIAYVHGELFGAGGLIVTPDNPRGPRSKSIENRCRPRGEWNEYDVVFVDGVVKLAVNGKFVNGISQSSVRKGYLCLESEGAEIHFRNLRILELPPGVTTPEQTAPIVDK, from the coding sequence ATGAGTCGTGGCGTCGCTCTGTTACTGTTACTTGTCGCTTCGGTCGCTCGGGCGGGCGAGGCGCCGGCTTGGCGCGAACTGTTCAATGGCCGCGACCTGACCGGCTGGGTCAATGTGAACACCGCCTCGGACACCTGGTCGGTGCGCGATGGGATGCTCATCTGCAAAGGGAAGCCGATCGGCGTGATGCGGAGCGATCGGCAGTACGAGAACTTTCTGTTGCACGTCGAGTGGCGACACATGGAGCCCGGCGGCAACTCGGGGGTCTTTGCCTGGAGCGAAGGGACCGTGCCCGAGGGGAAGCAACTCCCCAAAGGGCTCGAGGTGCAGATGCTCGAACTCGACTGGCCGAAGTTGCATCCGCTGAAGGACGGCAGCTTGCCGCCGATCGCGTATGTGCATGGCGAGTTGTTCGGCGCGGGCGGATTGATCGTCACGCCTGACAATCCGCGCGGCCCGCGGAGCAAGTCGATCGAAAACCGCTGCCGCCCGCGCGGCGAGTGGAACGAGTATGACGTGGTGTTCGTCGACGGCGTGGTCAAGCTGGCCGTCAACGGCAAGTTCGTCAACGGCATCAGCCAGTCGTCGGTCCGGAAAGGATACTTGTGCCTGGAATCGGAAGGGGCCGAGATTCACTTCCGCAACTTGAGGATTCTCGAGCTACCGCCCGGCGTGACGACGCCGGAGCAAACGGCGCCGATAGTCGACAAATAG
- a CDS encoding DoxX family protein, with amino-acid sequence MNSQVQGVLTVAGRVMLSLIFLLSAVGAKIPHFEKTAEGMTEAGIPAAKFMLVGAIAFLIVGSASVMLGYHARIGASLLLVFLVLATYYFHPFWKLQDKAAEMQMIQAMKNLSMMGAMLLVIANGSGPMSLDQRK; translated from the coding sequence ATGAATTCGCAAGTCCAGGGCGTGTTGACCGTGGCCGGCCGCGTGATGCTGAGCTTGATCTTCTTGTTAAGCGCGGTCGGGGCCAAGATTCCCCATTTCGAGAAGACGGCCGAAGGGATGACCGAAGCAGGCATCCCAGCCGCTAAGTTCATGCTCGTTGGCGCGATCGCGTTTTTGATCGTGGGCAGCGCGTCGGTGATGTTGGGCTACCACGCCCGGATCGGCGCCAGCTTGTTACTCGTGTTCCTGGTGCTGGCGACGTACTACTTCCACCCGTTCTGGAAGCTGCAGGACAAGGCGGCCGAAATGCAAATGATCCAGGCCATGAAGAACCTGTCGATGATGGGGGCCATGCTGCTGGTCATCGCCAACGGCTCGGGCCCGATGAGCCTGGACCAGCGGAAGTGA
- a CDS encoding pirin family protein produces MINVRPSNERGHFDHGWLDTFHSFSFGDYYDPQHVMFRALRVMNEDRVAPGQGFGMHGHRDMEIVTYVLSGELQHRDSLGNGAVIQPGELQRMTAGSGIRHSEFNPSATEPVHLYQVWLLPRQPGLTPSYDQRVFDPAGRQGQMQLVVSPAGERESLIIQQDARIYLANLTAGQSLAQPIAEGRHGWLQVLRGKLQLSGHTLAAGDGAALSDEAQLELQANEPTEVMWFDLP; encoded by the coding sequence ATGATTAACGTCCGACCCTCGAACGAGCGCGGCCATTTCGACCACGGCTGGCTCGATACGTTCCACAGCTTTTCGTTCGGCGACTATTACGACCCTCAGCACGTCATGTTCCGCGCGCTCCGCGTGATGAACGAAGACCGCGTTGCGCCGGGGCAAGGCTTCGGCATGCACGGCCATCGCGACATGGAGATCGTCACGTACGTCCTGTCGGGCGAGTTGCAACATCGCGACAGCCTGGGAAACGGCGCCGTGATCCAACCGGGCGAACTCCAACGGATGACCGCCGGCAGCGGCATTCGCCACAGCGAGTTCAACCCGTCGGCCACCGAGCCGGTTCACCTGTACCAGGTGTGGCTGTTGCCGCGCCAGCCGGGATTAACGCCGAGCTACGACCAGCGGGTGTTCGACCCGGCGGGCCGGCAAGGCCAAATGCAGTTGGTCGTTTCGCCCGCTGGCGAGCGCGAATCGCTGATCATCCAGCAAGACGCGCGAATCTATCTGGCCAATTTGACCGCCGGTCAGTCCCTGGCCCAGCCGATCGCCGAGGGGCGTCACGGCTGGCTGCAAGTGCTGCGCGGCAAGCTGCAGCTGAGTGGTCACACGCTGGCTGCCGGCGACGGCGCCGCGCTCAGCGACGAAGCACAGCTTGAACTGCAAGCAAACGAACCGACCGAAGTCATGTGGTTCGATCTGCCGTGA